From a single Nostoc edaphicum CCNP1411 genomic region:
- a CDS encoding SPFH domain-containing protein, with protein MKSFSSLLGTRKQNKVARFAASIVATLAMAAPTSLTNASSIHSANATTVKITTAKEITSASVQRNQTKPNIAQLQTSSTQYQAAGIDPVVLIPIVLVGGFIIFVPLFFGGLVVIGEREVGIVVRKFTLSGRGLPAGSLIALNGEAGLQADTLAPGWHWGYWPWQYSVKKETVIVVPQGEIALIVAADGASNPPERILGKIVDCDNFQDARKFLTQGGEKGRQMGFLTAGTYRINTALFKVIMASNASAHGMTPEQLRVYSLASDKVGIVTTLDGLPISAGELAGPTIDGHDNFQNGQKFINGGGRRGLQEQTLLSGSWNLNPWFVQVEQVPMTEIPIGYVGVVISFVGKAHQDVSGAAFTHGNLVNPGHKGVWIEPLYPGKHPINSRIMKMELVPTTNIVLNWSGRTERHSYDAQLASLTVRSRDGFAFDLEVAQIIHVGALDAPKVISRVGAMQNLVDHVLEPTIGNYFRNSAQNCTVLDFLTARSERQTEAAEYIKTALRAYDVQAIDTLIGDIQPPASLMQTQTDRKIAEEERKTYEVQQMAQTQRQQLVRETALANIQQEMVKSEQSVHIADLKAQAQIKEANGEAEGTKLRAIAEAEGIRATGNAKAETYRAGVEALGSQGYTAMQLMQIIGDRNVRLIPDVLVGSNGSNNGLVDGLLSMILWNQTGKGELTPTPLHPQPVVTKAQPTTENGLPPIVVNFPADKST; from the coding sequence ATGAAAAGCTTTTCATCTTTGCTTGGTACTCGTAAACAAAATAAGGTAGCTCGTTTTGCAGCATCTATCGTAGCAACATTAGCGATGGCTGCGCCAACGTCTTTGACGAACGCTAGTAGTATTCATTCTGCTAATGCTACTACCGTAAAAATAACTACTGCAAAAGAAATTACTTCGGCATCAGTCCAGCGAAATCAGACTAAACCAAATATTGCTCAGTTACAAACTAGCAGTACTCAATATCAAGCTGCTGGAATTGATCCTGTTGTACTAATTCCCATCGTCCTTGTGGGCGGTTTCATCATATTTGTCCCTCTGTTCTTTGGTGGACTTGTAGTCATTGGTGAACGCGAAGTAGGCATTGTAGTTAGGAAATTTACCCTTTCCGGGCGTGGACTCCCCGCCGGCAGTTTGATTGCCCTCAATGGGGAAGCTGGCTTACAGGCAGATACTTTAGCTCCTGGTTGGCACTGGGGCTATTGGCCTTGGCAGTATTCTGTAAAAAAAGAGACGGTAATTGTCGTTCCCCAAGGGGAAATCGCTTTAATTGTGGCAGCAGATGGCGCATCCAACCCCCCAGAGCGGATTTTGGGTAAAATCGTAGATTGTGACAACTTCCAAGATGCTCGAAAATTCCTCACCCAAGGCGGGGAAAAAGGGCGGCAAATGGGTTTTCTCACCGCAGGTACGTACCGGATCAACACTGCCCTATTTAAAGTCATCATGGCATCAAATGCCAGCGCTCATGGCATGACTCCAGAACAGTTGCGGGTGTACAGTCTGGCATCGGACAAAGTTGGCATCGTCACTACCTTAGATGGTTTGCCAATTTCTGCCGGTGAACTCGCAGGCCCCACAATTGACGGACACGACAACTTCCAAAATGGTCAGAAATTTATTAATGGCGGTGGGCGGAGAGGCTTACAAGAGCAAACGTTGCTTTCTGGTTCTTGGAACTTGAACCCTTGGTTTGTCCAGGTTGAACAAGTGCCGATGACGGAAATTCCCATTGGGTATGTGGGTGTGGTAATTTCTTTTGTGGGTAAGGCACATCAAGATGTCAGCGGTGCAGCTTTCACCCACGGTAACTTGGTTAATCCTGGACATAAGGGCGTATGGATCGAACCACTGTATCCTGGTAAGCACCCGATTAATTCCCGAATCATGAAGATGGAACTAGTGCCAACGACCAACATTGTCTTAAACTGGTCAGGTCGCACCGAACGTCACAGCTATGATGCTCAACTAGCTTCCTTGACAGTGCGATCGCGTGATGGGTTTGCTTTTGATTTAGAAGTAGCGCAAATTATCCATGTGGGTGCTTTAGATGCGCCGAAGGTAATTTCTCGCGTAGGTGCAATGCAAAATCTGGTAGACCATGTATTGGAACCTACCATCGGTAATTATTTCCGCAACTCAGCCCAAAACTGTACTGTACTAGACTTTCTGACTGCTCGAAGTGAGCGGCAAACTGAGGCTGCTGAGTATATTAAAACAGCATTGCGGGCTTATGACGTGCAAGCGATCGACACCCTTATTGGTGATATTCAGCCACCAGCATCACTAATGCAGACACAGACAGACCGGAAAATTGCCGAAGAAGAACGCAAGACTTATGAAGTCCAGCAGATGGCGCAAACCCAACGGCAGCAACTTGTCCGGGAAACGGCACTCGCTAATATCCAGCAAGAAATGGTGAAATCGGAGCAGAGTGTGCATATAGCTGACCTGAAAGCCCAAGCCCAAATTAAGGAGGCGAATGGTGAAGCCGAGGGGACAAAACTCCGGGCAATTGCTGAGGCTGAAGGTATCCGTGCCACGGGTAACGCCAAAGCTGAAACCTATCGCGCTGGTGTGGAAGCCTTGGGTTCACAAGGTTATACAGCAATGCAACTAATGCAGATTATAGGCGATCGCAATGTCCGCTTGATTCCAGATGTCTTAGTTGGCAGCAACGGCAGCAATAACGGCTTAGTAGATGGGCTACTATCCATGATTTTATGGAATCAAACTGGTAAGGGCGAATTGACACCAACACCTTTGCATCCGCAAC
- the atpC gene encoding ATP synthase F1 subunit epsilon, which translates to MTLTVRVISPDKTVWDAPAEEVVLPSTTGQLGILTGHAPLLTALDTGVMRVRAAKNQNWQAIALLGGFAEVEENEVTILVNGAERGDKINLDEARTAYNQAEARLNQVAGDDRQAQIQANQAFKRARARFQAAGGLV; encoded by the coding sequence ATGACATTAACCGTTCGTGTAATTTCCCCAGACAAAACAGTATGGGATGCCCCAGCTGAAGAAGTAGTTTTGCCTAGCACTACTGGTCAACTAGGTATCTTAACTGGACACGCACCACTTTTGACCGCCCTGGATACTGGTGTAATGCGAGTCCGCGCCGCTAAAAATCAGAATTGGCAAGCGATCGCTCTTTTGGGCGGTTTTGCCGAAGTCGAAGAAAATGAAGTGACAATTCTGGTTAATGGCGCTGAACGTGGCGACAAAATTAACCTTGATGAAGCCCGTACTGCTTACAACCAAGCAGAAGCGCGTCTGAATCAAGTTGCAGGAGACGATCGCCAAGCCCAAATCCAGGCAAACCAAGCCTTCAAACGTGCCCGCGCTCGGTTTCAAGCAGCTGGCGGTTTGGTCTAA
- the atpD gene encoding F0F1 ATP synthase subunit beta — MVTTAEKTNIGYITQIIGPVVDVKFPGGKLPQIYNALKIKGTNEAGQEINITVEVQQLLGDNQVRTVAMSSTEGLVRGFEVTDTGAPITVPVGKATLGRIFNVLGEPVDNRGPVNAEATLPIHRSAPKFTDLETKPSVFETGIKVVDLLTPYRRGGKIGLFGGAGVGKTVIMMELINNIATQHGGVSVFAGVGERTREGNDLYNEMIESGVINNDNLNESKIALVYGQMNEPPGARMRVGLSGLTVAEYFRDVNKQDVLLFIDNIFRFVQAGSEVSALLGRMPSAVGYQPTLGTDVGELQERITSTTEGSITSIQAVYVPADDLTDPAPATTFAHLDGTTVLSRGLASKGIYPAVDPLNSTSTMLQPNIVGDEHYNTARAVQSTLQRYKELQDIIAILGLDELSEDDRLIVARARKVERFLSQPFFVAEVFTGSPGKYVKLEDTIKGFQKILSGELDDLPEQAFYLVGDINEAIAKAAKIKG, encoded by the coding sequence ATGGTCACAACCGCAGAAAAAACAAACATTGGCTACATTACCCAAATCATTGGCCCAGTTGTAGACGTTAAATTTCCCGGCGGGAAATTGCCACAAATCTACAACGCTTTGAAAATCAAAGGCACCAACGAAGCTGGACAGGAAATCAACATCACCGTTGAAGTACAGCAATTGCTGGGCGACAACCAGGTGAGAACTGTTGCAATGAGTTCCACCGAAGGCTTAGTGCGCGGTTTTGAAGTTACCGATACAGGCGCTCCCATTACTGTGCCAGTTGGTAAAGCCACCTTGGGTCGAATTTTCAACGTCCTTGGCGAACCTGTGGACAACAGAGGCCCAGTAAATGCTGAGGCGACTCTACCCATCCACCGCTCTGCTCCCAAATTTACTGACCTGGAAACCAAACCTTCGGTGTTTGAGACTGGGATTAAAGTTGTTGACCTTCTGACTCCCTATCGACGCGGCGGTAAGATTGGTCTATTCGGCGGTGCTGGTGTTGGTAAAACCGTGATCATGATGGAATTGATCAACAACATCGCTACCCAGCACGGTGGAGTATCCGTTTTTGCTGGCGTGGGTGAGCGCACCCGTGAAGGCAATGACCTCTACAACGAAATGATTGAGTCTGGGGTTATCAACAATGACAACCTCAACGAATCAAAAATTGCTCTAGTTTACGGTCAAATGAACGAGCCACCCGGAGCCAGAATGCGGGTTGGTCTTTCAGGATTGACAGTAGCAGAGTACTTCCGCGATGTGAACAAGCAGGACGTGCTGTTGTTTATTGACAACATTTTCCGGTTTGTACAAGCAGGTTCGGAAGTATCGGCGCTACTGGGTCGGATGCCTTCAGCGGTAGGATATCAGCCCACATTGGGAACTGACGTGGGTGAGCTGCAAGAGCGGATTACCTCAACTACAGAGGGTTCTATTACCTCCATTCAGGCAGTGTACGTACCTGCGGATGACCTCACCGACCCCGCACCTGCTACCACCTTCGCCCACTTGGATGGTACAACAGTACTGTCTCGCGGTTTGGCATCGAAGGGGATTTATCCCGCAGTTGACCCGCTGAATTCAACTTCTACCATGCTCCAGCCCAACATTGTAGGTGATGAACACTACAATACTGCGCGGGCGGTGCAATCAACCCTGCAACGTTATAAAGAACTCCAAGACATTATCGCCATTCTTGGTCTAGATGAATTGTCTGAAGATGACCGTCTCATCGTAGCGCGGGCCCGGAAAGTTGAGCGTTTCTTGTCTCAGCCGTTCTTTGTAGCAGAAGTATTCACAGGTTCTCCTGGTAAGTACGTGAAGTTGGAAGACACCATCAAAGGGTTCCAAAAGATTCTGTCTGGTGAGTTAGATGATCTGCCAGAACAGGCTTTCTACTTGGTTGGCGATATTAACGAAGCGATCGCTAAAGCTGCAAAAATCAAAGGTTAG
- a CDS encoding PEP-CTERM sorting domain-containing protein (PEP-CTERM proteins occur, often in large numbers, in the proteomes of bacteria that also encode an exosortase, a predicted intramembrane cysteine proteinase. The presence of a PEP-CTERM domain at a protein's C-terminus predicts cleavage within the sorting domain, followed by covalent anchoring to some some component of the (usually Gram-negative) cell surface. Many PEP-CTERM proteins exhibit an unusual sequence composition that includes large numbers of potential glycosylation sites. Expression of one such protein has been shown restore the ability of a bacterium to form floc, a type of biofilm.): MTISTVMKKLSLATAGVTCLTLATLGSGKAQAVDTVIDFDSLLDLEIVDNQFLNQGVDFNGTASILQLGSSLNSLFPPVSANNLIYDNPSLGNGIIRVDAVNSLWSSVGGFVTGTTNVTLTAYASDNSILGTVSTGGANFQDAATGLLPNIFLSLTAPDISYITFQDSGNTYTVDNFTFSSQSVPEPTSMLGFFALAAFSATSFVKRKQPQNAATKA; encoded by the coding sequence ATGACAATATCCACTGTAATGAAAAAGTTATCCCTAGCTACTGCTGGAGTAACTTGTCTCACTCTGGCGACACTAGGATCAGGAAAGGCACAAGCAGTAGACACTGTGATTGACTTTGATAGCTTGTTGGATCTTGAGATTGTTGATAACCAATTCCTGAATCAAGGTGTAGACTTTAACGGTACAGCATCAATTCTCCAATTAGGTTCAAGCTTAAATTCTTTGTTTCCACCCGTCTCTGCGAACAACTTAATTTATGATAATCCTTCTCTTGGTAATGGGATTATCCGTGTTGATGCTGTAAATTCGCTTTGGTCATCTGTGGGTGGTTTTGTAACTGGAACTACAAATGTTACTTTGACAGCTTATGCTTCTGATAATTCTATTTTAGGTACAGTATCAACGGGTGGGGCTAACTTTCAAGATGCCGCCACAGGTTTATTGCCTAATATATTTCTGTCTCTTACTGCTCCAGATATTTCATATATCACATTTCAAGATAGTGGAAATACTTATACAGTAGATAATTTTACATTTAGTAGTCAATCTGTTCCCGAACCAACTTCCATGTTGGGTTTCTTCGCATTAGCAGCTTTTAGTGCTACTTCTTTTGTGAAGCGTAAACAGCCACAGAATGCGGCTACTAAAGCTTGA